The DNA segment GATGCGTTGCGAGCGGCCAACCGAGTCATCTCGGCAGTCAACGCCAACTCATTGCAGGCCGGTGGCAAATCCAACGGGCGTTTCATACGGACCGCTTCTGGCACCTGATCGTTGATGATCTCATCGATGCTTTCTGCACCGATTGATTTCAACATCTCTCGGCGGTCTTCGTCGGTGTGAAAGAGATAACTCATTCGATCAACCTGCTTCGGAACACTGTTTTTGATAAGCGGCATAGTCCATCAACGAATCAGGCAGATCCGCTGATAATTTCACTTTCAGAATCCATCCAAAATCGAACGCGTCATCGTTCAAATTGTCCAAGTTGTCTGGCAGGTCGGAGTGAACCGCGACGACTTCTCCAGCCACCGGGCTGTATAGAGGGCTAACCGCTTTGACCGATTCGACTTCACCGAATTCCTCGCCGATTTCGAGAACCCGTCCGACTTCGGGAAGGTCCATATAGACCAAGTCGTTGAGCTGCTCAACGGCGAAGGCTGAGATACCAATCGTTGCGAACTTGTCGCCGCCTTCTTCTTGAACGTCGACCCACTCGTGAGTCTCGGCATAACGCAGGGTCGAAGGGTCTCGTGCCATCAGAGGCTCCTAACGAATCAATGAAAAATGAAAAGGAAATGGATGAATCAAAACTTATTGAACAACAATCGCGAGCCGCCGTCGCGACGGCTCGCGTCGCACTACTAAGACGCGGCGGGTGGCCGTTTGTAGAACGGCAGCTTCGTCGGCAAAGCATCCGTTGTCTTGCCACGAATATCAATTTGGAAGCTCGCATCTTTCGCGTGCTTGGCATCAATGGTTGCCATCGCGATTGGAACGCCCAACGTGGGGGAAGGCCCGCCGCTGGTGACATGCCCGATCGTTTCGCCATCCACACTGAGCACAGCACAACCTTCCCGAGCGGGACGTTTGCCGGTGGGAAGCAAACCGATCCGGCAACGTGTGCGGCCTTGTTCAGCGACGGCTCGCAAGGCATCTTCGCCGATGAAGTGACGGTCTTTCAGGTTGCAACCGAACTTCAACCCGGCCGTGATCGGGTCAATTGTTTCATCGAGCTCGTGTCCGTAGAGCGGCATCCCGGCTTCCATTCGCAACGTGTCGCGAGCCCCCAAACCGGCGGGAACAAACCCGGCTTCACGACCGGCGAGCAAGACGTTCTCCCATACCCGCTGGGCTTCTTCCGCCCGGACGATCAATTCCAGCCCATCTTCTCCGGTGTATCCCGTGCGGCTGACGATGACCGGCTTCGCAAATTGGTCGGTGATGAACGCGTTGTAATTTTTCAGTCGCGATGGATCGACTGAGAACAGTTTCTTGCAAACTTCGATCGCCATCGGTCCTTGGATCGCGATCATCGCGGTCAACTCGGTGCGATCCGACATGGTGACAGTGGGAAAATCCGCCAAGTGAGGCTCGAACCACTTCAGGATTTTTTCCCGGTTCGATGCGTTGACGACCAACAGGTGAAAACGTCGTTCCGACGGGGTCTGCAAAAACGAAACCAGCACGTCGTCGAGGACGCCGCCTTCCGCGTTGCAGACCATTCCATAGCGGACTTGGCCGGGCACCATGTCGGTCACGCGACGCGTCAGAACATGATCGAGAAATTCGGCTGCGTGGTCGCCGTCGAACCGCAACCGGCCCATGTGCGAAACATCAAACAAAGCGGCTTTGGTGCGGCAGGCCTGGTGCTCCGCAACGATGCCTTCGTACTGGATCGGCATCTCGTAACCGGCGAAGGGAACCATTTTGGCCCCGGCTTGGCGATGCCAAGCATCCAACGGTGTTTGCAGAAAGTCCGCCGGGGAAGCTGGAGTTCCCACAGGATCGTTGGTGGATGAAGTTGTCATAAAAAACGCTCGACAACGCAGGCAAAAACGAACCTCATCGGAAGGGATTCTCTCCCAACCGGCACAACACCAGCCAACAGGAACCCTGGACAAGGACGAAACACTCGGATGAAAAAGATCAATGTTGGTGCCGAGTGTAAACAACAAAAGCCGGACCTGGCACCCGCCCGGTCCGGCTTCGTTACATTTTTGTGAATCGATCGCAGCGGAACTGCGGCTTGATCACTCTGCTGGTTGCTCGACCGCCGCAAAGTCACCCGCGATGGCCATCACCAAGCCATCGAGATCGACGTATTTTTTCAGTGCCGCGTTGACCGAATCAACCGTGGCCGCCTGAATTCTCGCCTCGTGATCCGCCACGAACTCCATCGTGCGATCGTTGAAGACCGATTTCACCAGCATGCTAGCCAGTCTCGAATCACCCGTTCGGCCAATTCGTTCAGCTTGCAAGTACGCTCCCTTGGCTTGCTCCAACTCCTCCTCGGTGACGCCTTCTTCCAACACCCGATTGACCTCTTCGCGAATCACACGAAGCAGTTTGTCTTTGTTGGCCGGGTTGGTGATCGCGTACAGCGTGAAGCTGACCTTCTCATCCACCGCAAAATTCGCGGCGGTCAAACCACTGCGAACGCCGTACGACAAACCTTCTTGCTGACGAACGCGGTTGGCCAAACGGCTGCTCAGCGAACCGCCACCCAAGATGAAGTTGCCAAGCACCAACGAAGCGTACTCGGGGTCCGAATCCGCCAACTTGTATTGCTGCCCGCTGTACAACAACGCGTTGGATTTGTCGGGAGTCTCAATCGTCACGACGGCACCGGGAATATCAGGCTGAGCCGGCGTCACGATTCGCTCGAATGGCTGTTTGGCTTCCCAATCTTCCACGACCGAGCGGAATTTCTCGAGCGTTGGCTCGACTTCAAAGTTCCCCACCACGGCCAACTCGCCAGCCTGGTTGCCCAAGTATTCAGCGTGCAACTGGCGAATTTGCTCAATCGTCGTTGCCAAGTACATTGCGATCTCTTCCTCGATCGTCATGACGTAGCGAATGTCGTCCTTGTCGAACGGCGAGAGCATTTGCTGAACCCGGCGTGGTGCAAGCGAGTTCGGTTCGGTCTTGTTCTTTTCCAAACTGGTGATGACCTGGCGTCGCATGACCTCCAATTCCGAAGGCTCGAAGCGTGGCGAACGGAAAATCTTGCCCAGCAACTCAATCACTTCAGGCAAGAACTCTTCTTTGGTCTGCACCTGAACCTGCAGCACGCCTTTCAGGCTGTAGATCTGCACCGCGGCACGCAACCGAGTCCACTCGTCTTGCAACTGTTGGTAGTCGAGTTCCTCGGTTCCGCGAGCCATCATCATGCCCAACAACTCGACCGCACCCAATTTGTCCTTCAGCGATTCCGGCGTCCCAAAACGCAGCGTCATCAGAACGGATACCGAGCCACCGCGAGTCTTCTTGGGAAGCACTGCGTAATCGATTCCGCCAGTCAAGTTGCCGCGCTGAACTCGTTCTTCGATCGCGGTTGGATCGGGATCGAAACGCTCACCGGCGGCAACCGCGGCGCGGCCTTTGTAGTCTTTCAACAAGGCTGCCAAATCGGGCGACTCCGGCACACTGACGCGATCCGATTCTTCCGATGGCATGAACAATCCAACCGTGCGGTTGTTCCGTTTCAAATAGCGACTGGCCACGTCGCGGACTTGATCAACGGTCAATGCCTCCACCGCGTCGCGGTACAAGAAATACAAACGCCAATCGCCTTGAGCGGCCCAGTCGCTGAGCGAAACAGCGATCTTGTCCGTGTTGGCCGCCTCCAATTCGCGAGCCTTCAGCATTTGCTGCTTGGCTCGTTCGACCTCTTGTTCCGTGATTGGGTTCTTATCCCAATCGCTTTCCATCAGCTCGATCAGTTTGGCTCGAGCCTGTTCGATGGATTGGTCTTCGGGCACTTCCGCCATCGTCATCAGCAAACCAGGCTCTCGAAAACCGAATGCCATTGCGAAAACGCTGCTGGCGATCTCAGTTTCCACCATTTCTTTGTACAGACGGCCACTCGGTTCATCACCCAAAACGTTGGTGAGTGCTTTGACTGCGGCATAGTCAGGGTGGCTGCCCGCGGGGATGTGATACGCGGCACCGACGACTTGCACATCGCCGACCCGACGCAGCACGACCGTTCGCTCGCCGTCCTTGGGTGGCTCAACCGTGTACGTTTCGTCGATCGGAGTGCCTGGCACTGGCAGGCTACCAAACGCATCGTTGACTGATTGGAGTGCGTGATCGACTTCGAAGTTGCCCGCGATGATGACCATCACGTTGTCCGGGCGATAATACTTGCGATAGAACTGACGCAGTTTGACCACTGGCACACGCTCGATGTCGCTGCGGTTGCCGATCGTTGATTTGCCATAGTTGTGCCAATCGAACGCCGCCGATTCGATCCGCTGCATCAAGACTCGCATGGGTGAGTTCTCGCCGCGTTCGAACTCGTTGCGAACCACGGTCATTTCGCTTTCGAGGTCTTCGCCTTTGATGTTGCTGTTGAGCAACCGATCGGCTTCCAAGTTCAAAGCGAACTCGAGATTGTCTTCGCTGGCCGGCAGCGTTTCGTAGTAGTTCGTTCGGTCCATCCAAGTCGTGCCGTTGAACCGAGCTCCCCGGTCCTGCAACACCTTGGGAACTTCCGGATGAGTGGGCGTGCCCTTGAACAACATGTGCTCGAGCAAGTGAGCCATCCCGGCTTCGCCGTAGCCTTCGTGACGTGAGCCAACGAACACCGTCATGTTGACCGTCACAACCTCTTTGCTCTCATCGGGGAAGAGCAAAACCTTCACGCCGTTGGGCAACGCGTACTCGCTGATCCCCTCGACTTCGCGGAGTTTCAATGGCACGGACGAATCCTTTTTTGCCGCGTCATCGGCAGGACAGAGGGTTGGAATCAAACAGAGAGCAGCGACCAGACTGCTCAGCAGGAAAGCGGACGTTCTGCGTCCGAAGCGGCATCGAGCCGCCGCCACATCCAGTTGTGAAAGCATTGCGAAATTCATCCGATCGTCTCGTTGGAGTGATGTGTGAGCTGAGGGACGCCCGAATTGTAACGGCGAGTCGACAACTGTGTCCCCCCGGGGTCGCCGCGATTGACGGCAAACTCCACACTGTGTGTTCCCAACTGCCTTTCACGGACAGCCCCCATGAGCGATTCGCAACCCAACCCTTCCGATCCAAAACCGAAGCGGGATTTGTATCCCAACGAACTCGCGGAGCAGAACCACAGCAGCCAACCCCGCGCGGATCTGCCGTGGCACCTCGCGTTTGACCTGGAGGAGGTGGAGACGGGCCTCGCCGAACGATTGGCCGCCAACCCCGACACCGAATCCTTCGCACGAGAGACTTTGGTCGGCGATCGGATTCTTGCCGTGATCTTTCACGCGGGTCGGTGGTACGCGATGGACGGCATTTGCACCCATCAAGGCGGTCCTCTGGCGGAAGGTCACATCGCCGATGGCTGCGTGACTTGCCCTTGGCATGGATGGCAATACGAGCTGGACACGGGCACGCAAACGACCAGTCGGCAACCGCTTCAGGCGGTGTTCCCGATTCGGCAAAACGGCAACCTGATCGAAGTTCAGCTTTTGTAGATGAGAGAGTCAACTCTCTCGGCGAAGCCGGGAAAAGTCGAAGACTCGGCGTTCAGCAAGAATCGGCGTGAAGGCCCGTTTCCATCGATCGGAGTCGATGGGCGACTGTTGTCAGTAGCTCGGTGGCCCCCACCGTGAGTTAGCATTCGTCTCGGTGGGGGACCACCGAGCTACAGGTTGAGCCGTTCTACTCTGGCAGATTCGCGATCGTTTTTTCGATTCGTGCGGTGACCTTGGTTTGGCCTAAGACTGCCAACGTATCGAACATGCCAAAGCCGCTGGCCGCTCCCGTCGTCGCGACTCGCAACGCGTGGATGATTTGGCCGATCTTGATGCCTTCCGATTCGCAGAATGACTTCACGGTCGTTTCCACACTGTCGGCGTCGAACTCGGTTGCTGCTTTCAAAGTCTCATTCAACTTCGCCAGCAACTCCTTCGCTCCGTCCGCTTTGACCAAACGTTTTTGATAGGCCTTGTCGTCGACGGCATAGTCGTCCACGAAGCAATAATCGAAATCGATGATGTCGCCGGCCATCTTCAGTCGATCGCCCGCCGCGGCCACAACCGCTGACAGCGTGTCGGCCGAGTCGTCTTCCGCGACAAAGCCAGCTGCGACCGCGAACGGACGCACCAACTCGGTTCGTTTCTCATCCGACAGTTCCGCGAACGCGTCGCCTTGGAATGATTGCAATTTAGCCGGGTCGAACGAGGCGGGAGCTTTGTTGACACGATCCAGCGTGAACTTCTCAATCATTTCCGCGATCGTGAACTTCTCGGTCTCGCCATCGAGCGACCAACCGAGCAACAACAGGTAGTTCAGCAACGCATCTGGCAAAAACCCGATCTCGCGGTAGAAGTCGACCAACACGGGATTGAACGTGTCCGCGTCGACTTGCATGTTGCAACGCTCGGCGATCTTTTCACCGTGAGCCAGCAACACGGCGAAGTCGCGGTTCTTTTTGTACTTGTCCAGTTTGCGTTTGCTCAGCTTGGCAGATCCGCCGGGTTCGGCCACGTAGGGTAGGTGAGCGTACGTGGGTAACTCATACCCAAGCGACTGAGCGATGAAGACTTGGCGAGCGGTGTTGGGCAAGTGCTCCGCGGCGCGAACGACGTGAGTGATCTTCAGTTCGTGATCATCGACGACGCTAGCCAGGTGATACAGCGGGCTGCCATCGGCACGCGCGATCACGTGGTCTTGTTCGGACGCCCATTCGACGATGACTTCGCCGCGGATCAAATCTTGGATCACGCATTGGCCTTCGCGTGGCATCTTCAGACGCACAACGCCTTGGCGACCTTCGGCTTCGAACTTGGCCGCGGCCGCATCGTCTTCCGCCATCCAGCGTCGATCGTAGACAAACGCCTCGCCAGCTTTCTGAGCTTCTTCACGAAGCGTTTGCAACTCATCCGGCTTGGCAAAATCGCGATAGGCATGTCCGTCAGCGAGCAGCTTTTCAGCCGCGGCTCGGTACTGGTCGCCTCGCTGGGATTGAAAGTACGGACCGTGTGGACCGCCGACATCGGGGCCTTCGTCCCAATCCATCCCGAGCCAACGAAAGCCATCCAGGATGGGTTTCAGAGCCGCCTCGACATTTCGTCCGGCGTCCGTGTCATCGATTCGCAGAATGAATTGGCCGCCGGATTGCTTGGCGAGCAACCAATTGAACAGGGCCGTGCGGACGCCTCCGATGTGCAAGTATCCGGTCGGGCTGGGGGCAAATCGCGTGCGAATCATGGTCGAAAAACACTTGGGATGAAATGGTGTGAGGAACGACCGGGAGTCCTCAACGTTTGGATGGATTGAGTCGACCGGTGTGCAACGTTCATGCTAGCAGGCCACCGAAACTTTCCTAACCCGCCAACCGCAACTCGTCCCGACTTGCAAAAACCACAACGGGCTTCCGAGTTGCCCCGTACGATGGGCTTCCAAGCCCGTCGGTGCTCGGCTCAAGTTCGCGACGGGCTAGGAAGCCCATCGAACTGTCCTGAAAACGACGAAAAGCCCGACGGGCCCGCAAGCAGACCGGTCGAGCTAGTCGTGGGGGTGGGTCGTGGATCCAACGCGCGTGTGTCGGACGACAACCACCCAAGCCTCCGCCCCTACGAAGGTGATGAGAACCGTTCCGAGTCTGCCAGCGATCAGCCGGTCAGTGACTCAGACCTGGTTCGTGTTCAGGTGCTTCAGCGAGGAATGGGTTTCCGTCGCACGGGTTGCGGTGCGTACTCGGCGGGTTCCGCAGCCGATGTCGCCGCGGGTGCCGTGTAGGCGGCAGGTTGGACTCGGCGAGCCGTTCCCCACGACGCACCATCGTTGGACGATGCGGCGGGCGATCGAAGTGGCTGAGCCGATTCAATCGAAGGAGCCGGAGTTGGGACGGTCACGGGTGGCGACAGTCGGTCGATCGGCTGAGGAGCTTGCAACATTTCTTGAGTGCTGCTGCCGTACTCCATCAACGGTTGGTGATCGTCGATCCGGATTGGATCGCGAACGATTCCCATGTCCATTGGCAACGCTTCGCCATTGGCATCGCCGAAAAAGACTTGGCCGTCAGCCGCGTTCATTTCGAACTCGCCCGGTGGCAACGTTTGTCCGTGAGTGGTCGTTCCACTGCCAATGATTTGCGAAGCGGAGTCCGCATCACGAACCGGCCCTTGGCGAACCACGCCTGGACGAGTCACGCCGTACTGCAACTTCTTGCCAGCACTTCGTTCACGAGCACGTTCCAGTGCATCCCAGTAGGCTTTCTTGTTCCAAGGTCCTTCTCGCAACACGATGCCGCTGTTGGCCAGCAAAGTGCCCTTCAAGTAGTCGACGTAGCTCAACGATTTGCTGTATTCAGCCAAGGCACGGTAGTAGTTGATTTCCGCTTGAGCCTTTCGTTGTTGACTTTGCAGGACCACGTTGATGTCTCGTGTGCCGGCTTCGAATTCAGCCAATCGAGTTTCCACTTCGGTTTCGAAAGCTTGCCATTGTTGTGCGTTGGTTTGCGTCAGTTGGTAGTGCGACTGAGCCTTGCGGATCGCCCCCGTTAGCAAACTGACCTGCAAACGCTCATCTTCCTGCAGTTTGCTTCTGGCTGCTGCCAATCGGAACTTCGAACCTTGGATTCGAGCAAGCTCTCGGCGGCTACCAATCGCGGGCGGAGTCACTTCGAGACGAACTGCCCCCTCCTGGAAATCACCACCGGTCAAACTGCCCAGTGCTGAACTTCCGGGTTCAGGAAATTCGCCGGTTCCACCATCGGGAGGACCAAGCGTGTCACCGACACCCACCCAGCGGTAAAGCAACGACAGGTTCACCTCTGGAAGGATTTGATTCTTCGCCGAGATCAATTCCAGTTCGAGTTGTTTGACGCGAGTCTTGCTCTTGCGAAGTTCAGGCGAGAGGTACAGCATTTGTGCGACTGATTCATTCCAGTCGAATTCGACGCGAGCGAGTGTCGGTTCGTCGATGGGACGAATCAAGCGACCATCGGTTGCCGCCAAGCCCATCAACTCACGCAGACGGTTTTCGGATCCGTAGACACCGAATCGGTCTGGGCCGGGCAGGTTCGATCCCGCCAATGCGGTTTCGAGCTGTGCCTTGAACTGGAAGTATTGACCTTTGGCTTGCGACAACTCTTGCAGCGTGCCAGTACCGTTTTCCATAGCGAGTTGAGCAAACTGTGCCGTTGCGATCGCACTGTTTCGACCAACCACCGAAGTGGCCACGTTGCGGTAAGCAACATACAGATCCCAGTAAGCGTTCTCGACGTCACGAACCAAGTTGCGAACCTGCAGTTCGTATTCAGCGATCGACACGTCTTCGTTGAGGCTGGCCAAGACAACTGGAATGCGATTGACCAAGGTGCCACGGTTTCGCATCAACGGTTGCTGGACTTGAGCTTCCATCGTAACGGTGTAGTCGCTCGGAACCACTCGTGATGCTGAGTTAAGTGCCAACGGTGCAGTCGGCAAATTGCTGTAGCCGTAGACCAATTGGTGACGCAGCGTGGCGACACCACCGGTAGCGAATCGTTTGCTGATCGCGGCTTGTGCGGTCACATCATCCGATTGGAACAGCGAGGTCGAAACAGCACTGTTGCCCGAGTTCCGTGGACGATCGGTGTTGCTGTAACTGATGAACCCGCTGGCTTGAGCATCGAACTCAGCCAACGCGTCTTCGACACCACCAACTTGATTGGCTCGCAGAACACCACGAGGCAGCGTGCGGTTGCCGTTGCTGTCGACAGTCAACGGGACCGACTGAGTCGTCGACTGTTGAATAGCGACGTCGTAAACGCTACCCACTTGCTCAAAGCTACTGCTGATGAACTGTTCCGCCACGTTCTGACGTGTTTCTGCGATGCCGCTGGTAGTGACGAAGAACTTCGCGTTTTGCAACGCAATGTTGGTCGCTTCTTCCAGCGTCAAATCCCAGAACTGGTAGTCGTGATTGCCAAGGGCCAGCGGAGGCAGCGACTCCGTCGTTTCAGGCAGACTCTCCACGTCCACATCCGGATATTCTATCTGGGTGGCTGAGTTGAGATAGTAGTTCAGGTCCGGTGACTCGTTCAAGAAGAACGGCTGAGTTTGTGCGCATCCACTGGCGATCAGGAGGGTGATTCCCAATTGCAGTTTTGCAGTCATACGGATCAATGAGCGTTTCATGCCCTGGACTTCCCTGGCGCGGTGCCGCCGCAGAACATACCCCACGAGTGCCGCGAATGCGGCATGGCATGTCCCCGGTCGGGCCGAGTGTGGAAAGCCCCCCTACAAAAGTCTCGCCCATCAACGTTCCACCGAATGGAACGAGACCTTCATCCGAAAGTAGGTATCGGGTTCCGATCGGGTAAACTTTGACGGCAATCCGAAAAATCGTGAAGTTTTTCGCCAGCCGTCCTTGAGGCTCCTTTTCGAGCCAAAACCGCAAGGATTCTGGCGGCTCGCTCCATGAAGATTTGATGGGCAACGAATGTTTCATTCTGAAGCGTCCAGTACAAAGGACGCTCGTCATGAAAGACTTCCGTGAAACTTGCCTTCGACCTCCCGCCAACTCTCTCGCCTGAATTCCACCATGAAACTCACCAAGCGTTTGCACCGTCGTCTCCTGCCTTTTTCCCTCGTCACACTTTGCTTCACCATTCCGTGTTTCACACCTTTGTGTCACGCCGATGAACCGGCACCCCAATGGTGGAAGGGAAATATCCACACACACTCGCTCTGGAGCGATGGCGATCAATTCCCTGAGATGATTGCGGACTGGTACCAATCCGAAGGCTACAACTTTCTGGCCCTGACTGATCACAACGTTCTCAGCGAAGGCTCACGCTGGATGGCGTATTCGAAGATTCTGCAACGTAGCGACGATGGAATTTTGGATCGCTACCGAGCCCGATTCGGCGAC comes from the Rhodopirellula bahusiensis genome and includes:
- the gcvT gene encoding glycine cleavage system aminomethyltransferase GcvT; the protein is MTTSSTNDPVGTPASPADFLQTPLDAWHRQAGAKMVPFAGYEMPIQYEGIVAEHQACRTKAALFDVSHMGRLRFDGDHAAEFLDHVLTRRVTDMVPGQVRYGMVCNAEGGVLDDVLVSFLQTPSERRFHLLVVNASNREKILKWFEPHLADFPTVTMSDRTELTAMIAIQGPMAIEVCKKLFSVDPSRLKNYNAFITDQFAKPVIVSRTGYTGEDGLELIVRAEEAQRVWENVLLAGREAGFVPAGLGARDTLRMEAGMPLYGHELDETIDPITAGLKFGCNLKDRHFIGEDALRAVAEQGRTRCRIGLLPTGKRPAREGCAVLSVDGETIGHVTSGGPSPTLGVPIAMATIDAKHAKDASFQIDIRGKTTDALPTKLPFYKRPPAAS
- a CDS encoding M16 family metallopeptidase: MNFAMLSQLDVAAARCRFGRRTSAFLLSSLVAALCLIPTLCPADDAAKKDSSVPLKLREVEGISEYALPNGVKVLLFPDESKEVVTVNMTVFVGSRHEGYGEAGMAHLLEHMLFKGTPTHPEVPKVLQDRGARFNGTTWMDRTNYYETLPASEDNLEFALNLEADRLLNSNIKGEDLESEMTVVRNEFERGENSPMRVLMQRIESAAFDWHNYGKSTIGNRSDIERVPVVKLRQFYRKYYRPDNVMVIIAGNFEVDHALQSVNDAFGSLPVPGTPIDETYTVEPPKDGERTVVLRRVGDVQVVGAAYHIPAGSHPDYAAVKALTNVLGDEPSGRLYKEMVETEIASSVFAMAFGFREPGLLMTMAEVPEDQSIEQARAKLIELMESDWDKNPITEQEVERAKQQMLKARELEAANTDKIAVSLSDWAAQGDWRLYFLYRDAVEALTVDQVRDVASRYLKRNNRTVGLFMPSEESDRVSVPESPDLAALLKDYKGRAAVAAGERFDPDPTAIEERVQRGNLTGGIDYAVLPKKTRGGSVSVLMTLRFGTPESLKDKLGAVELLGMMMARGTEELDYQQLQDEWTRLRAAVQIYSLKGVLQVQVQTKEEFLPEVIELLGKIFRSPRFEPSELEVMRRQVITSLEKNKTEPNSLAPRRVQQMLSPFDKDDIRYVMTIEEEIAMYLATTIEQIRQLHAEYLGNQAGELAVVGNFEVEPTLEKFRSVVEDWEAKQPFERIVTPAQPDIPGAVVTIETPDKSNALLYSGQQYKLADSDPEYASLVLGNFILGGGSLSSRLANRVRQQEGLSYGVRSGLTAANFAVDEKVSFTLYAITNPANKDKLLRVIREEVNRVLEEGVTEEELEQAKGAYLQAERIGRTGDSRLASMLVKSVFNDRTMEFVADHEARIQAATVDSVNAALKKYVDLDGLVMAIAGDFAAVEQPAE
- a CDS encoding Rieske (2Fe-2S) protein, with amino-acid sequence MSDSQPNPSDPKPKRDLYPNELAEQNHSSQPRADLPWHLAFDLEEVETGLAERLAANPDTESFARETLVGDRILAVIFHAGRWYAMDGICTHQGGPLAEGHIADGCVTCPWHGWQYELDTGTQTTSRQPLQAVFPIRQNGNLIEVQLL
- the gltX gene encoding glutamate--tRNA ligase produces the protein MIRTRFAPSPTGYLHIGGVRTALFNWLLAKQSGGQFILRIDDTDAGRNVEAALKPILDGFRWLGMDWDEGPDVGGPHGPYFQSQRGDQYRAAAEKLLADGHAYRDFAKPDELQTLREEAQKAGEAFVYDRRWMAEDDAAAAKFEAEGRQGVVRLKMPREGQCVIQDLIRGEVIVEWASEQDHVIARADGSPLYHLASVVDDHELKITHVVRAAEHLPNTARQVFIAQSLGYELPTYAHLPYVAEPGGSAKLSKRKLDKYKKNRDFAVLLAHGEKIAERCNMQVDADTFNPVLVDFYREIGFLPDALLNYLLLLGWSLDGETEKFTIAEMIEKFTLDRVNKAPASFDPAKLQSFQGDAFAELSDEKRTELVRPFAVAAGFVAEDDSADTLSAVVAAAGDRLKMAGDIIDFDYCFVDDYAVDDKAYQKRLVKADGAKELLAKLNETLKAATEFDADSVETTVKSFCESEGIKIGQIIHALRVATTGAASGFGMFDTLAVLGQTKVTARIEKTIANLPE
- the gcvH gene encoding glycine cleavage system protein GcvH; protein product: MARDPSTLRYAETHEWVDVQEEGGDKFATIGISAFAVEQLNDLVYMDLPEVGRVLEIGEEFGEVESVKAVSPLYSPVAGEVVAVHSDLPDNLDNLNDDAFDFGWILKVKLSADLPDSLMDYAAYQKQCSEAG
- a CDS encoding TolC family protein, producing the protein MKRSLIRMTAKLQLGITLLIASGCAQTQPFFLNESPDLNYYLNSATQIEYPDVDVESLPETTESLPPLALGNHDYQFWDLTLEEATNIALQNAKFFVTTSGIAETRQNVAEQFISSSFEQVGSVYDVAIQQSTTQSVPLTVDSNGNRTLPRGVLRANQVGGVEDALAEFDAQASGFISYSNTDRPRNSGNSAVSTSLFQSDDVTAQAAISKRFATGGVATLRHQLVYGYSNLPTAPLALNSASRVVPSDYTVTMEAQVQQPLMRNRGTLVNRIPVVLASLNEDVSIAEYELQVRNLVRDVENAYWDLYVAYRNVATSVVGRNSAIATAQFAQLAMENGTGTLQELSQAKGQYFQFKAQLETALAGSNLPGPDRFGVYGSENRLRELMGLAATDGRLIRPIDEPTLARVEFDWNESVAQMLYLSPELRKSKTRVKQLELELISAKNQILPEVNLSLLYRWVGVGDTLGPPDGGTGEFPEPGSSALGSLTGGDFQEGAVRLEVTPPAIGSRRELARIQGSKFRLAAARSKLQEDERLQVSLLTGAIRKAQSHYQLTQTNAQQWQAFETEVETRLAEFEAGTRDINVVLQSQQRKAQAEINYYRALAEYSKSLSYVDYLKGTLLANSGIVLREGPWNKKAYWDALERARERSAGKKLQYGVTRPGVVRQGPVRDADSASQIIGSGTTTHGQTLPPGEFEMNAADGQVFFGDANGEALPMDMGIVRDPIRIDDHQPLMEYGSSTQEMLQAPQPIDRLSPPVTVPTPAPSIESAQPLRSPAASSNDGASWGTARRVQPAAYTAPAATSAAEPAEYAPQPVRRKPIPR